The Silurus meridionalis isolate SWU-2019-XX chromosome 18, ASM1480568v1, whole genome shotgun sequence genome includes the window gtgtatgtataccttccCTGCTAGTCAGCAAAGTTAGCCTAAAAGTATGGAAGTCGGTCAGTTTGAACAGATGAAACACTAAAGCGCTGCTGCGTTACTAATAAGAGAGGACGCCACAGTTAAATTTCCACCGCAGCACTATAAGAGGAACAGAATTGTGGGTAATTTCGGGTAATACGCCAACCTTTTTGAGCATTTCAGCAGAAACACTGATTTTCTTCTGATTTGCATGCTTTATGCCGATCTCGTGTAAAAGCTCATTTGCATATAGTGACgcccacaaaactccataaaaggtCATTTGGACATAAACAATCAAGGTAAAGTTtggggggagaaaaaaacaggattgaGAAGTAATTTACCAATGAAGTTATTAAATATATAGgattaaatgtgtataaattatTCCCcctttaatataaatgttataggGGTCTTGACCACACTGGTACATGTAGTCTCTGATAAACTCAGGACACATATCACCGCATGTATATACAATAGTGAAGTAACTCATGTAGATCTGATGAGTGAAACAAGGTGAGCTTTATACCAGTTAATCTTCTTATAGTGAAGGTAAACACACTGTTAATCAAAAGTTAGTTATGCAGACATTTTCCCAGATGAATAAACGAGGCATATTTTAGACGAACAGGAAGTTAAACGCATCGTTAGCGTATATATGTGTTCTATAACAGTGATTTTTTGTTATCGTTTTGCAGAAAGGTGTGGGACGCAGTGACCGGAGACGAGGTCCTCACCCTGGCCCACAAGCACATCGTCAAATCTGTAAACTTCACGCAGGTAGGTTGTTGATTGGGTGATGATAAAGAAACATCTGGCCCAAAGGAACACACATTATATAAGGTGCAGATAATACAGCGATATGGGTTAATTTCCTATACATGCCGGTCCTGTGTACAGCATTTTTATCTCGACAGCGTTTAGACTACATGATGGTGTTAAAATGACGTTAATCATGATTGTTAGAAGAAACACATGAATATAAAGCTGCAATGCTGTCAGAGCTGTTATTACagaaaattataaagaaaaaaaaatgcattatgttGACTGGGTgtgcaaaatgtttaattgcattcatttattcgctgtatttttatttttttaagaatattaaCCATAGTAGCTCTACCAAATCAagcaatttatatataatgataacATTGAGaaattttagataaaaaaataaatgctttccAATAAGAGAACTTATTTTGGTTTTCTGATCGATTGACTGTAGTTAACTATAACAGCATgagcatttttttgtgtatataacaTAAGTGCTGTAATTCTATATAActcgtaattttttttttaatttttctgttcacatatattgttttaaaaacaggACAGTAACTGCCTTTTGACCGGAGGAAATGATAAAGTGCTGCGTATTTATGACCTCAGCAAACCTGAAGCAGGTACGACACCCATAAGCAGTTTTCAGACAGACAATAAATTGataaatagtaatattaattatataccaaaaaaaatatatataatagatttatttaatacatttgattaggtgtatttttttttatttttttttctataatatttctaatattttcaTCTATATCGAGTACTTTTTGATAGATACTTTTCCGAAAAATAATATGCAGCGTATTGAATTGATTCGGGACCACTTTTCTGTTCGAACTGCAAATTTTTATCGCGCAAAGGACAGCGAGATGTCGTGGCCTGTAAATCCCAAATTAAGAAGAAACGCCAATTATAGCATTGAAGTGTGATGTCATAGCGTGTAAATAGTGGCCCATATATATTTGCAACAGGTTCTCCAAAGTATCTTTGCATGCTGAAAGTGTGGTGTAAAACCCCCCTTAAACCGTATTTGTGTTTATAAGCAGTGTGTGGAGTGAACATGACCACTGTGTTTGTTCTGTAGAGCCACAAGAGATCTCGGGTCACACCTCAGCCATTAGGAAAGCACTGTGGTGTAACAACGACCAGCAGATCTTGTCTGCATCGGAGGATAAAACCATACGGTAACATCCTGTACATTGtgcatttacatatatataatacacacacacacacacacacacacagtgcagtgcTTGAGTCATCTGACTcacttttgtatgtgtgtagtacATAAAGTAGCGATTCCTCCTCACCCGGAGAGTCAATATTTGCTTCTATCTTTTTATACAGGCTCTGGGACAGAAACACGGGAGAGGTGGTGAAGACGCTGCCGTTCGAGGCATCTGTCGGCAGCATGGAGTACGTCCCCGACGGCGAGGTCCTCGTCATCACCTACGGAAGGACCATCGCCTTTTACAACGCACAAACGTAAATACATCTCTCCCCCGCTCCCAATATCCAAATGCAGTGGATGAGAGGCCATAATAAAGCGCATGCTCGCAAACTCGTCAGTCACGAGTTTCCAAGGAAACtaggtgtgggtgggtgggggtggggtgtgtgtgtgtgtgtgtgtgtgtgtgtgtgtgtgtgtgtgtgcgcgcacacgtGTACCTTGAGCCATCAATAATgctaatattgtattttttgtgtatattgGTTGTttcaccgttttttttttttttttttttaagtagaaaaATCAATTAATCCGTTTCATTTGTAGTCAAAAGCCAGAATACTTAAAAGATCgtaaaaactaattaaaatagctatttttattttgttttgcttttttttgcagactAAAAAAGCTAATCTTGTGTTCGCATTAGCAAGTGACATGTCTGTCGTGGCAGTCAGATCGAACTGTGGAATCATTTCCACTGATTGGATCTGCTCTGCAGCAGCATAGCTCATTTACATagctttaaaaagtaaataaaaatctatgtaTATTTGATATAAGCTGTATATTTCATATTATCCAGCGATTCTGATTGTATTTTTAATCTTAtgccatcattttttttttcttacattataGCAGATATAAAGTCATCTTTTTGTTagccttcctttttttcccccctatgAAAGAAAACACGAagttaaaaatagaaacaaattcCAGTGACCTGAAGATGTCCAACATACTTCTGATATTggagattattttttataactctCAGAAATATTTAGCACGTCCCTGAACGATCGGATACTGTAGAAacgagaaaaataaaacaagtgtttatatataaactgcTGACCAATCCGAACGTGGAGTCGAACAACGTCATGCTGCAAACCAGATGATGATAAGATTGAGAGACTTTTGTTCAAGAAGCCACCTATGAATTTACAGCATGATGAGTTGTGTGGGAAAAAACAGAGGAATATAAGATTGTCTAATTCAACCTCTGTTCTTTTCCAGAGTTTGCATGAATTTTTAGTATTTCATGTTCAGTTTATCACgtcacatttttataataaatataatatatatattttattcaaccAGTCGTCAACGATGTCTCTTATGCTCTTAGCCTGGACCTGATCAAGAGCGTGGACGCTCCGGCCTCCATTCACTCGGCCTCGCTGCATCCTGACAAAGACTTCTTTGTCGCCGGAGGAGATGACTTCAAGCTCTACAAATATGACTACACCACTAATGAGGAAATGGGTAGGAACTTAAAGAAATatcacttaaatttttttttatataatataataaaactgttATTGTCAACTAAATTAATTGTattcaattattaacaaatcggtattaaaataaatgttgaaaaCTCTATATAACAGACTGTAATAATGATTGTTTTGAGAATTGTGACGTCATTGCCGGATTTGCATATGCAGACCGATAAAACGGCGTGTGGGGATGATGTGtattttcctcatttttctttaaatacattCTTTTACTTTCATGTCTTTTATTGAAAGTTCAGCTAGAAATCCACTGTCGGTTAAGCTTTAATCTCTTCTTCACAGAGTCGTATAAGGGTCACTTTGGGCCTGTGCACTGTGTGCGCTTCAGTCCTGACGGAGAGCTGTACGCCAGCGGCTCTGAGGACGGGACGCTGCGCCTGTGGCAGACCGCCGTAGGGAAAACGTACGGACTGTGGAAGTGCGTGCTCCCCGGTGAGTCCTCGTCTCACGTCACCTGTGCACTATAATCCCTTTCAGTCCTGTCTAACGCTGACAACCGCATCAAACATCTTCATATAGTGTGCATGTCTTAGATGCTACCTCGCTAGTTATAACAGATTGTTAGCTAGCTGGTGAAGCACAAAGGGTTTCTATTTCAAATGTACCATTGTTGTATGTTTTTCTGTAGTGTAATGCTGAATACGCTGTAGTAGACACAGTGTATGGATACTCTACCAAGTGGCGTCTTGCTTAATGGGTCCTGCACATGAATTTGGACATTTTTGTTCTAAAATCACCATGGCAGATTTTGCTTGATTAAATAATCATGTCCTGCcaaaagcatctccaaaactaaagaaaaaaggtCAAATCATACATTGAGACAAAGGTGGCCTGTTTTTGATCATGTACTGGAGCATGAGAAATCTTCACATCTTGAGAAGTGATGCAGTCAGGAGTGGCTCTCATACTGTAACAATGcacctgcgcacacacacaccctaaacATGATGTGCTTTACGCTTCCGTATCCCATACCCTGTACAGTATTTGACAGATTGTGCTCCTTCAGTCTGTTTTTTCTGGAACTGAAGCGAAAAGGAATCTCAGCAGGCGTTTATTTCCCCCCACTTGATGTTTTCCAGCTTAAGACCTTCAAAGGCAAATCTCTGATCAACAGTCTGTCCAGAGGAGGAAACAATATCTCTCTGAAAAAAGAGCACCATCATCTTGCtgtgatttagattttttcttttttttctttctttttttttaatggccaAATTCCAACTCTACATGCAGCCGCAAGGTGGCGCCAGTCAatatttagggtttttttttttttttctttcctctctttctttcattataCTCAGtccaataattatttataatggttatttttaaatgcagatgtgTATTTGCTGCGATTTGGTTGCTTAACTGACTTTGCACTTGGAAATCGTGGTGTGATGTTTTTGGTTGTATCGCCCAGCTTTAATATCTGATCTTTGATTTCTCGTCCAACAGAAGAGCTCTCTTCAGAAAACTCGGACACTCTGTACTGCCCTCCAGCTGAGATCAAGGCTTGAGGTGTGGACCAGGACGAGCGCGCGAGTGAGCAAGCGgcaaggagaaaaggagaggtCCCAGACGGGCCCCAGATCAGATCCCCTGCAGAGTGCTGTGCCACCTCAATCTCCATCAcccagtaaaataaaataaaagagaaattcCAAGACCGTGGAGCTGAGTGTTACACGGGGAGCGGGATGAGGGGAATCCTGCAGCATGTTACGCCACACGCCCCAGACCAAGCACCAGGAGGCAGTAGTAGAGATGGGAGTGCTCACGTTCCGACTCCCAGCTGCCTGCTTTCTCTCTGATGCTGTTCAACACCATCCAGCTCCACCATCGCCATCGCGCTTACTTTACTTTCATCCTTCTatcgttttgttttgtttagttttttttttcctttcctgaaCGTGTaagatttgtgcttttaaaacaaaaaagggatCCGCAGTGATTCTTATTCAGTTTATCGCTCTCAGTGAAGGTGATCCTGATAAACAAGTGTTAACGTCAAAACGTAATTCACAATGGTGTCTTGGTGTATTAATATTCACCCGTCGAGGATGTCagttttggggtgtttttctgaaatgtaacgtaaaactgaaacaaaaaatacttaAGTTcttagctgtgtttttttttttttgcaacatgcCAGCTTTAATGCGTGGTCAATAAAAACGTTAATGAAATACTAGTTAGTGTTTGTtagcccttttttattttatttcttattaaagaTACAGTGCACCAATCAGCTATGTAGTTGTGATGATCCTAAAATAAATATCATGAcacttttattgcttttacACCCAAGCAGTcattacattatagcagctataaatgctCATCtatcattgtcttttttttttcttttttttttcccctctcgcCTTTTGAAGTTTGTCACGTTACACAGTAAGCGCAAAAAgcgtaaaccttttttttcctggaaaCTTAGTTATACCCATAGCTCAGACTTCTTCCATAAGAAATGTATCaactttaatacattaataGAAATATGTATAACAGTATCTATTAGTATAGCAACTTCAACCTGCTGCtctttcaaccaatcagagctgAGAATTTTATTCAGGAAAGAACTGaaaaacttgtttttatgaCCAGCAGTTCCTTTGATtccttttacattttgtaataagCATAAGTTTTTATCCATGTTTATGATCTACCTATCTGAGGGTAAAATACATTTCTCACTAAAAGGGTCAATCCATGAAAGCAAAGACTATACACATTATAGGCAATTGTTATTAATGCAgtaattaaaagtatttatgaagcgtttttttttttttttttttttacagcactttTAAATCGATTTGATCTTGTGTTTGGTTAAATGTGAGTCTCGCTGAAAATTCCATCAAAATCTGTTGTCAAACATGGAACTTTTttctgtatctatctatctatctatctatctatctatctatctatctatctatctatctatctatctatttgatTAACTAATttagtttattaattatttaatgaatatatgtttgtttgtccatctctatttttgtctctttatctgtctgtctatccatctctatttttgtctgtttatctttgtctgtctgtccatctctatttttgtctgtttatctatcaatttgtctatctatctgtatgtctgtctgtccatctctatttttgtctgtttagCTTTAgattatctatctgtctgtctttcggTCTTTGTGTCTGTTAGTAgtggtgtttattatttattttatccaatCAAAATTTATATAGAATTTGTAAGAAATCACCGCCTGATGTTTGTCCCGTTGACCTGTTACACTATCACATTGGCTCTCACTGTTAAGCGCGTGACAGCTCTTGACCAATCAGGAGCGTTCTTTCTCATTCCGGCTGACCAATCGAATCGGAGCTCTGAGCCTGGCTCTCTCGAGACGCTAAACATGGGACTGGGCTATAACGGGTAATGGTGGAGACGAGCGCGTGCACGCGCGTGCGAGGAACAGCGCTACTGagtgaaggagagagggagaagaagcagcagcagcagtagcagcagcggtCATGGCGGAATTCCTTAGCGATCCGTCTGTTCTGACTAAAGACAAGCTGAAAAGCGCACTCGTGGCCAACAACGTGGCGTTACCGAACGGAGACCAGCGGAAAGGAGTGTATGTGGAGCTGTATCTGAAAAACCTGACTTCACAGAACAAGAAGAGCGGCTCCGGGGAGGCTTTCTCCAGCGACGAAGAGCCTCCAGCCCCCGCCGCCTCCATTACAGCTCGCTCCGGCAGGGTGAGGGTCACCTCTTATTTCCCCTTAACAAAATGATGCattagtgtatatatttatttttattttgtttgtttttttacaccaaaaagtattCAGTAATCTTACAGGAgggaaaacgttttttttttttatccaagtGTCTCTAATATGGCTGACTGTATAGCAGCAGTAAATATGGACATGACGGACAAATGAAAGTTTTTAACCTgcattaaactttttatttgatATCCCGAGTGCAGACAGACGGGATATGAAAATGATTGCTTTTGGTAGAACTTTCAGGAGGAAAACACGCCGCCATGCTGTGATATGAACTTCGCTTTCCCGCGTCTATGATCCTGGGGTTGTCATGATTATCGATCACCACTCGGTTCGATACGATATTCTCAACGCGATAATGTACCGCCTCGGTACTGTAgtgaaaagttaaatgtaaaaaaaaaagtttacaataATAACCATGTCGTTGTTAGACAATTTTATGcaccacattttatttaatgctttgTTCTATTCAGCGCATTTTTTAgcaacacatttatataattgcTTATGATGTTTTTGATTGACCTGAAGAGCTCGATTAGTTTTTTTGACCTTAGTAAGAAACTTCATTTACAAAcgcttttgtttttatatgctGCTGTTTCTAAAGTAAATTAAATTATCAAtagtaacaaattaaataacgaagaaaaaaaaggcaattaaaCGAAACAGTTCAGGATCCTGGTTTGTGGTGTCAAAGACGATGTTGACATCACAcgaagatgatttttttttcagcagaaaTAAAGATAGGTACTTCCACATGTATTCAACCCAATGGTAAATCCAGGCAGTTTCACGGAAGGCCCCCAAAAGACAATCAAtacactttcatttttttattttccttcttccGTCTAGGCCCATCTTGTTTTCCAATCATCTCCTCGTctattgtaaatttttttttctttctccaaaaTATAACACAGCAGTTACTCATTTGTATGGCATTCTGTCTTTCACTTCCAGAGATAGAAAGGATggttatagctgctataatgtaaatgataataataatgtaataatgataatgtagCTAGAAGTGGATAAAAAGTTAAGGAAGATTATTAAGTCGTATGGGAGTTGTGTGTTAACCACAGAGGGATAAAACACATCTGGACGTGCtggaatttttatttctgtttgtttgttttataaaacgAAATGATCtgatataaatctttttttctttttgccaacATGCAGTAGCTCTTTTCTATTCCAGTTTCTGTTCCTGTTTCTAATATACTTTCGAAACAGTTGTAACGTTATCTTGGGGCTTCCTAATTATGAGCATTATTAAGGGTGTGTTAATAgcacttattttttattacaggtTGAATGGAGGTGCTGTAAATaatacattctcacacacacacacacacacacacacacacacacacacacactttatttctgGGACTAGATCCCAGGACTAGATCCCTCTCTATTTTTAtctgttgctttttattttttttttattttttttttttccccaaaagatTCTGAAGATTAGAACTTCATCATTCCAAAGGAACTTCTATCCTGCTCCTGCTCTGTTTTCAGGAATCTCagtactgctgtttttttctggatttgGGTTCTTTATTGAGGAAATAGTTGCCTGTAAGGAGGAATTTTCTGGCTCAGTGCtgccagatgtgtgtgtgtgtcgtttcTCCCGTagaaaataaaatctcaaaAATTCTATGGTTGAATATCATTCGTTTGATTTCTACACTCTGGCGTTTATTCTTGCTGATATctcaaatatttgtttgtagaatttctttatcatcatcatcattaaaaccTTGATCCAACAAATTCAAGGTCATAGCGAGGCCAGACATCTGAACTGGTTTTCTTTTAGTAGCTTAATGTGTATGGCAAAGGTATTTCTGCCACCTGATTTAGTATCAAGAAAGACTATTTGAGTGAAAGAATGGTTTCAGTTGTTAAAGGAAAATACAGTGAGATGATGATagtaggaatttttttttttatatataatatttctcaGTTCCATCCATCTAGTTTGTGTCTCAACTGATTTATCTGTACATACTACAGTTCAGGCTCtagcacacatgcacacttgaGTTTGAGGGTGTGGTGAGGGGATTGAGGAAAGAATATTTTCCCTCCCATCTGTTTTCCTTCCCCTTCACAGCATTGAGTTTGTGAAAGCTGTTCTTCAAATGCATGTCACTTCTGATCACCACGCTTTGGCCTCACAACTTTTGCTCTGAAGAGTCCTGAAGAGTGTATGTAAACACGCATGCGTACACACTCATGCATCTCcatttcctcttcctcctcaaaCTCCCTTACTGTCTTTCTATTCCACTTCAATTTCCATCACATACTTTTGTTTCTGCAGAGTGAGATATGGCGGCGCTCCAGAGAAACTTGGAGCACATGACTCAATTACTGAGGAATTTACTTTGTTTGGGTCAGaacatgtgttttatttacttttaaaaatccTATGCCCTGATTTTTAAGACTAATAAACGTTAAGGTAGAATGAGAATGGGACTTTTGTCGTCCTTCAAATTCCTCTGAACTATCTCTCTCCCAGACTGTGTGTAAAAGAAGAGCGAGATTGCGTTGAGGGAGGGAAAAGAGCTAatatttacttacttttttttttacctgatgtACAGATAAGCCTTCACTGGAACATACTATATTAATATAGTGTTATATTAACACCACAAACTTATGAAAGATTCAACTTAAAGACCATCAACTGGTTGCTGGCATGGCAATACCAAACAACTATCTTATTAGAGaaattatttcttatattttgtaatttatgtTTTTAGTGGATTAGAATAGTTTTTCAAAATATTGTCATTGAACCTTTTAGCTAGCAGTTACATCTGAGTTGTAGCAAGTTTCCGGGATTTTTCTGCTCTAAAACTGTAACGTTTGTGCACTGTGTTGTCTACATCTAGCTGTGCCCTGTTTCTCCCCCAGAGGCACTGGAGATACTGCCATCAATCGATAGTTAGGGGGCACGATACTACTACGATCTTACAAACCTTACGCGTATATAATAACTATCGTTTCTATCATACCAGCTCGCTCTCGCACAAACGtatagaaaaattattttatctgGTGAGGTTTCTCTTTTATAGAAGTTCTTCTTGATGTCAATGCTTTGAAATAGTCAGAAATAAAGCACaggggtttttatttatttattttatttattttttgctaggAAACCAAATTTGCTCTCTAACGGAGataagtgtttatttttgtttgttaattttagtttttaatttgtttttattaattttctttccCCATCTGTTGTTATGAATCTTCTCCATAGCTGAAGTATAGGTCCAACAACTTTGATGTATTGAGGTGTTTACTAACTTCAAGTCTCTCAGTTACAGACGATGTAGCAGTTAGCTCACAATCGATTAAACCAATCAAAA containing:
- the LOC124401854 gene encoding serine-threonine kinase receptor-associated protein → MAMRQTPLTCSGHTRPVVDLAFSGITPYGYFLISACKDGKPMLRQGDTGDWIGTFLGHKGAVWGATLNKEATKAATAAADFSAKVWDAVTGDEVLTLAHKHIVKSVNFTQDSNCLLTGGNDKVLRIYDLSKPEAEPQEISGHTSAIRKALWCNNDQQILSASEDKTIRLWDRNTGEVVKTLPFEASVGSMEYVPDGEVLVITYGRTIAFYNAQTLDLIKSVDAPASIHSASLHPDKDFFVAGGDDFKLYKYDYTTNEEMESYKGHFGPVHCVRFSPDGELYASGSEDGTLRLWQTAVGKTYGLWKCVLPEELSSENSDTLYCPPAEIKA